The Rhopalosiphum maidis isolate BTI-1 chromosome 1, ASM367621v3, whole genome shotgun sequence genome has a segment encoding these proteins:
- the LOC113556260 gene encoding inositol polyphosphate 5-phosphatase K-like translates to MGDLTFYTVTYNVATRSPRQPLDDLLQWNGRTEHQLPDFCLFGFQEIKAQPQNLLLDAVFDDSWTAALRDVLSGYNYVKIRTVKMVGLLLNVFCKRKHVSLLKEMQTSETRTGFLGLWGNKGAVSFSFKIYGATICCVNCHFAAHEEYLKHRINDYHTIIESQYFGSSKKTILNHDYVFWFGDLNFRLDNSKLKSAEEIAGQVNNINSSLRNATTLTDIWAQDELSSVMEKSKAFKGFFEHLPMFPPTYRYIFGSSSYDLKRRPAWTDRILYKTINPSNKKCVLEVLSYKFIESIQLSDHRPVYSEASVQICSDGHFNKVDQPVIFQPINTWQLETENEINLQIKEYIPWANDWIGVFKENYTSLDDYLSYVYLPLETIEREEESNDEYRRFDNMTSICRVKFLPEVFSDGSKRVCLKFSETLVLNPGSYRLIYFSSTNNSVLGVSNPFFATKQTCELNTSHEFGW, encoded by the exons ATGGGCGATTTAAC ATTCTACACTGTGACCTACAACGTTGCCACTAGATCTCCAAGACAACCTCTAGACGATTTGTTACAATGGAACGGTCGCACCGAACATCAACTACCAGACTTTTGTTTATTTGg gtTTCAAGAAATCAAGGCTCAACCTCAAAACTTATTACTCGATGCGGTATTTGATGACTCATGGACAGCAGCTCTaag agatGTTTTAAGTggctataattatgtaaaaatacgcACTGTAAAAATGGTTGGACTGCTgctaaatgtattttgtaaacgAAAACATGTATCTCTTTTAAAAGAAATGCAAACTTCAGAAACGCGTACTGGATTTTTGGGCCTTTgg ggaAATAAAGGTGCtgttagttttagttttaaaatttacggAGCAACAATATGCTGTGTTAACTGTCACTTTGCTGCACATGAAGAATATTTGAAACATAGAATAAATGATTATCACACAATCATTGAAAGTCAATATTTTGGTTCAtcaaaaaaaacgattttaaatcATGA CTATGTCTTTTGGTTTGGCGATCTAAACTTTCGTTTAGACAATAGTAAATTGAAGTCAGCTGAAGAAATTGCTGgccaagttaataatataaattcatcacTAAGAAATGCAACAACATTAACTGATATTTGGGCACAAGATGAGTTAAGTTCAGTCATGGAAAAGTCAAAAGCTTTTAAAggattttttgaacatttgcCAATGTTTCCACCAACCTATCGATATATATTTGGTTCAAGCAGTTATGATCTCAA GAGAAGACCAGCATGGACAGatcgtattttatacaaaactatcaatccatcaaataaaaaatgtgtactaGAGGTACTATCGTATAAGTTTATTGAGTCAATACAATTAAGTGACCATAGACCAGTTTATAGTGAAGCCAGTGTTCaa atatgtaGTGATGGACATTTCAATAAAGTTGACCAACCTGTAATTTTCCAACCAATTAACACATGGCAATTAGAAAcagaaaatgaaattaatttgcaAATAAAAGAATACATTCCTTGGGCTAACGATTGGATAGGTGTATTTAaa gaaaATTATACTAGTCTTGATGACTATTTATCGTATGTTTATTTACCTTTAGAGACTATTGAACGTGAAGAAGAATCTAATGATGAGTATAGAAGATTTGATAACATGACATCTATATGTAGGGTAAAATTCCTTCCTGAAGTATTTTCAGATGGTTCTAAAAGAgtatgtttgaaattttctgAAACTTTAGTGCTGAATCCGGGCAGTTAtagactaatatattttagtagcaCTAATAATTCAGTGCTCGGAGTATCAAATCCATTTTTTGCTACCAAACAAACATGCGAGTTAAATACATCTCACGAATTCGGTTGGTAG